CCTGGTCGCGCTGATGATCCTGGTCGACGCGCTGCGCATCGGCTTCGCCTGGCGCACCGGCGGCTACCTGAACCTGCTGCTCGGCGTCCTGCTCCTCCAGCAGATCGGGTTCCACTACGCCGACGGGAGCCTGCTGCGCCTCCCGCGCCGCGCCCTCGCCGCGCTCGCCGCCGCGGCCGTGCCCGTGCTGCTGGCGCTGATCACGTTCGGCGGCTACCCGCGGACCATGATGCCGCTGCCCGGCGAGGGCACCTCGAACCTCAGCCCGCCGACCGCCTGCCTGCTGGTGCTCGGCCTGGCCCAGGTCTGCCTGGTGCTGCTGCTGCGGCCCCGGGTGACCGCGTGGCTGGAGGGGCACCGCACCTGGCGGGTCGTGGAGTTCGCCCGCACCGCCCCGATGACGGTCTACCTCGGCTACCTCACCGCCCTGGCCGCCGTGGTGGGGCTGTTCGGGGTCCTCGACGGGCCCGCCGCGTTCGGCTGGGTGGTCAGCAGGCCCCGCTGGCTGGCCGTGCTGGTGCTGCTGCTCCTGCCCGTGCTGCTGCTGTTCCACCGCTTCGAGCGGGCCGCCGCCCACCCGCCGTGCCGCACCCGGGAGACCCACCGCACCCGGCTGGCCGTCACCCTCGGCGTCGGCTACGGCGCGCTCGGCGTGCTCGGGTTCGTGGTCACCGGGTTCGCGGGCGAGGCCGCCACGCTGGTGCTGTTCCGGGTCGACCCCCTGCAGAACCTGATCCACCTGCTGCTCGGCTGGTACCTGCTGCACACCGCGCACACCGGCACCTGCCACGCCCGCCGGCCCTGGCTGCTGACCGCGCTGGCCTGCGTGCCGCCCCTGCTGGTGCTGGCCCCCGGCGGCGCCGAGATCGCCCTGCACGGCGCGACGATCGCGATCGCCCTGCTGGCGGCGGTACCGAAGCAGGACCAGGCACACCGCGAGGAACAGCGGCAGCCACGTGAAGCGCTCCAGCACCCATAGCCCGTCCGACGGCGGCGTGTTCAGGCCGCGCAGCGACCCGAGCGCCGACCCGACCAGCACCACCACCAGCAGCGCGCTCTGGTGGGTGAGGAACAGCGGCAGCGCGTGGGCGTTCACCGCGGTCGCCCGGAACGAGGGCTGGACCAGCAGCACCAGCCCGACCTGCGCCAGCGCCAGCGCGAGCGCCGCGGCCGACGGCGGCGCCAGGTTCGACACCGCCGCACCCGGCACGCCCACCGCGCTGGCCGGGTAGCCCGCCGCCAGCAGCCAGGCGAACGCCAGAGCGCCCACCCCGAACAGCGCCGCACCCCACGACCGGCGCAGCCCGCGCCGGGCCGCCAGCACACCCACCTGCCACGGCGCGCACCACACCGCGAGCACGTTCACCCAGCCCAGGTCCAGCGCCACCAGGCCGACCGGCACGACCACGCCCCACCACCCGACCCGATCGAGCAGCGGGGTCAGCGCCGACAGCAGGACGTGCACGCAGAGGAACCACAGCGGCGTGACGACCAGGTAGCCGACGGTCCACACCGTCTGCTGCGGCAACCCGCGCAGCGACAACCCGAACAGGACCGCCGCCCACGCGCCGAGCAGCACCGCCACCGGTGGCAGCAGCCGCCGCACCCGCCGCCACCACGGCGCGGTCGACCGGGCCGCGCCGAACCCGCCGACGAAGAAGAACAGGCCCAGCGTCTGCAGCACCCAGGTGAACGGGGCCAGGTCGGGCACCCACCGCAGCGGGCTGTCCACCACCAGGCCCTCGGGCGTGGGCACCGGCGCGGTCACCAGCCAGTGCCCCAGCACCACGCCGCCGACGGCCAGCGCCCGCACGGCGTCGACGACCCGGTCCCGCCCCGCCGAACCCGCCGCCGCCACGCCCCGACCCGAGGCCGCCCCGTCCGGGCTCGCGGCCATCCCGTCCCGCCCCGGGTCCGCCCCACCCCGGCTCACGGCTGCCCGCCCACCACGATCCGGGCCACCGCGCGCAACGCGACCGACCCGGCCCGGAAGTACCCGTCGTGCTCGGCGTCCCCGGCGTCGAACACCCGCGCGCCGAACCCCGGCGCCACCGGGTCGACCCCGTGCCCCAGGTCCCCCAACCGCACCCCGGGCACCCACCGCACCCAGTCCCGGCTCCCCCGCGCCGCCCACACCCGGGTCCCGCCGAACTCGCCCACCGACCCCGCGCGCACCCCCGGCGACCCGAGGAGCACCAGGTCCTCCACCGGCGGCCGGGCCAGCCCGCACACCACCGACCCGTAGCTGTGGCACACCACGTGCACCCGCCCCGGCAGCGCGCGCACGTAGGCGTCCAGCGCCCGCGCACCCTCCCGCGCCAACCGCCCGGCCGCCGCGTCCACGCCGAGCCCGGACGGCGTCCGGTACCCCAGCCAGGCCACCACCGCCACGTCCGCGCGCCCGACCTCCGCGTGCAACGCGCGCGCCGCCCGCCCGACCGTCGCGCCGAACCGACGACCGTCCACATCGGACCCCGGCACCACCACGACCACGTGCGCGGCCCGCGCCAGATCCCCCACCACCTCGACCCGCGGGGAGAACGCGGCAGCCGTCCCACCGGGCGTCGCGAGCACCAGCGACGCCGTCAACAGAGCGATCCTCTTGAGCACGCCCCGGAAGCTAGGGAGGCGACCCGCCCCGGATCGTCACCCCGCCGTACCGTCCCCCGGGCCCTACCGGGGTACCACGAGCCCGGACTCGTAGGCCGCGATCACCGCCTGC
This portion of the Saccharothrix syringae genome encodes:
- a CDS encoding alpha/beta hydrolase translates to MLKRIALLTASLVLATPGGTAAAFSPRVEVVGDLARAAHVVVVVPGSDVDGRRFGATVGRAARALHAEVGRADVAVVAWLGYRTPSGLGVDAAAGRLAREGARALDAYVRALPGRVHVVCHSYGSVVCGLARPPVEDLVLLGSPGVRAGSVGEFGGTRVWAARGSRDWVRWVPGVRLGDLGHGVDPVAPGFGARVFDAGDAEHDGYFRAGSVALRAVARIVVGGQP